The Osmerus eperlanus chromosome 20, fOsmEpe2.1, whole genome shotgun sequence DNA segment TAGGCATGGGCTAAAACTAGCTTCCATCATATTAAACCAGCTGACGTCTTCACAAGTGCACTGTTACGGCAGGAATCAGGAGAATCAGGACATCGGCTCATTTCagatgtcctcttcctcctgcagtTCCTCCAGACTCTTCAGGTATTCCCTTGCCAAGATCTTCTTAGGAAGGATATCTGTTAAAGAAACAACCACCAATAAATTAATGTTTCATACGGTACTGGGCTACAACGGATTATACCCAGGTTACAACATACAGAAGTTCCTTACTGAGAAAGAAAGGCCTGGGCCAACAGCGGTCTGTGAAAAAGCACTTGAATTTGACTAGAAAGGACCTCACCTGTCAGAAACTGGAAGGTCTCGGTTTCCTCAGCAGTATGGGCCAGATCACTATAGGAAAGCGTGTTCGTGTCTTTCCCAGCTCCGTTTTTAAACGAGGACAAAGCCAAATGCTCCACGAACAGTTCCTACAGGCGAGATGAAGTAATCACGTTTATTAGTTGGTGGTACAGTTTATTGGGAGTTTGTAGTTGATTGCAACGTACATTTCTACTTAATTTAGCCAACAGGTAGGCTAATCAGTCACAAATCGTTAGCATATTGCTGATTATCACAAAATTCGTTGCTGAATAATAGGgattagctagctggctagctagcttgcaGTTCACACTTTCAACTTACTGTTGCTTTAGTAGTTAGAAAAAGAGCCTCCTGGTTTATCATTGATACGTCCGGAGAACTTTTCATTATCAGCTTTACTCGTGCCATTGGGAGTGAAATTATCTTGCTATTCGTTGCATCGTTAACTTTGTCATCCACGTTGTCCCGAGACATTTTGACATGAGATTGTGTCCCACAATGATTGAGTTGACAACACCGAATCTAAACCGGCGGCGGGTAGCGGAAGTTCAACTATACTTTTGGAGCAGTGACGTGACAAGGCTTTGTTTTTTAATCTTTTAGAAACTAGCCACCACATTTGTTGATTATTTACATACTTTACTTTTTGGGTCCATAACATGGTCGTTTAATATTTTGACTATTTAGATTGGTTGTGTATTGCTA contains these protein-coding regions:
- the chrac1 gene encoding chromatin accessibility complex protein 1 — its product is MSRDNVDDKVNDATNSKIISLPMARVKLIMKSSPDVSMINQEALFLTTKATELFVEHLALSSFKNGAGKDTNTLSYSDLAHTAEETETFQFLTDILPKKILAREYLKSLEELQEEEDI